A genomic region of Longimicrobium sp. contains the following coding sequences:
- a CDS encoding HAD hydrolase-like protein, with protein sequence MRRLILFDIDGTLLDAGGAGRRAIATAMVKVYGQTGRLDGYRMGGRTDPQIVRELLGGVGVGEAEIEAGFDALWPMYVEGLRHDITGRVKALPGVPGLLERIHAFHPETVLGLLTGNVVEGARLKVEAAGLPFERFRVGAYGSDHWQRPELPAIAIERARELTGIGYQGKEVVIVGDTPFDISCGAHLGVRTLAVATGGHTMDELAACGPDHLLADLSDTEAVWRAISE encoded by the coding sequence ATGCGGCGGCTGATTCTTTTCGACATCGACGGGACCCTGCTGGACGCGGGCGGCGCGGGCCGCCGTGCCATCGCCACCGCCATGGTGAAGGTGTACGGCCAGACGGGGCGGCTGGACGGATACCGGATGGGCGGGCGCACCGATCCGCAGATCGTACGCGAGCTGCTGGGCGGCGTGGGGGTCGGCGAGGCGGAGATCGAGGCCGGTTTCGATGCGCTGTGGCCGATGTACGTCGAGGGGCTGCGCCACGACATCACCGGCCGGGTGAAGGCGCTGCCGGGCGTACCCGGGCTGCTGGAGCGCATCCACGCGTTCCATCCGGAAACCGTGCTGGGTCTGCTGACGGGGAACGTGGTGGAGGGCGCGCGGCTCAAGGTGGAGGCGGCGGGGCTTCCCTTCGAGCGCTTTCGCGTGGGCGCGTACGGCTCGGATCACTGGCAGCGGCCGGAACTCCCGGCCATCGCCATCGAGCGCGCCCGCGAGCTGACGGGCATCGGCTACCAGGGCAAGGAGGTGGTGATCGTGGGCGACACGCCGTTCGACATCTCCTGCGGCGCGCACCTGGGGGTGCGCACCCTGGCGGTGGCCACGGGCGGGCACACGATGGACGAACTGGCAGCCTGCGGCCCCGACCACCTGTTAGCCGACCTGTCCGACACGGAAGCCGTCTGGCGCGCGATCAGCGAGTAG